In the genome of Ureibacillus sp. FSL W7-1570, the window TTTTCAATTCTTCCACCATCGTTTCCTCAGGGACTTTCCGTACGGTTTTGCCTTTCATAAAGAGCAGGCCTTCACCGCGGGCCCCGGCGATTCCGATGTCCGCTTCTCTCGCTTCTCCAGGTCCGTTTACCGCGCAGCCAAGCACAGCCACTTTCAACGGTACATTTAATTTGGAAATGTATTCTTCGATTTCATTGGCGATGGAAATGAGATCGATTTCGATTCGTCCGCAAGTAGGGCAGGAAACCAATGTTGCCATGTTGGATGCAAGACCAAAGGATTTCAATAATTCCCTTGCCACTTTCACTTCTTCCACCGGGTCAGCGGAGAGGGAAATACGGATTGTATTTCCGATGCCTCTTGAAAGAAGGGCACCTAAACCGGCAGCGGATTTGATTGTGCCGGAAAAGAGTGTTCCGGATTCCGTAATGCCAAGATGCAATGGATAATCAAAGGTGCGCGCCGCTTTTTCATAGGCTTCGATGGCAAGATTCACATCGGAAGCTTTCATGGATACGATGATGTCATGGAAATCCAAATCTTCAAGTATTTTTATATGATGCAAAGCAGATTCGACCATTCCATTCGCTGTAGGATAACCATATTTTTCAAGGATATGTCTTTCAAGGGAGCCTGCGTTGACGCCAATCCGGATTGGAACGCCCCGTTCTTTCGCCGCTTTGACAACGGCTTCCACTTTTTCACGGCGCCCGATATTTCCAGGATTGATGCGCACTTTATCAATGCCGTTTTCGATTGCCATTAATGCAAGTTTATAGTTGAAATGAATATCCGCCACTAACGGGATATGGATTCGTTTTTTTATTTCAGGAATGGCTGCTGCCGCCCGTTCATCCGGAACAGCAACCCGCACGATTTGACAACCTGCTTCTTCCAATCTCAATATTTCAGCGACAGTCGCTTCCACATCGTGGGTTTTTGTTGTACACATACTTTGAACAATGACTTCATTGTTCCCGCCGATTGTTAAATTACCAACTCGTACAGGACGTGTTTTTGTACGATGAATAATTTCACTCATCAAAACTCTCTCCTTTTTGAGGTACTTTTCCCGTACCTTCACTTCCATTATTTTAGCAGTGTAAAATAGTGTCGACAAGGAAGAAACATTTTATTTTTCGCAATTTTGATTGCTAGAATAGATTGGTATTTTGATCAATTCGCCAGGCACAATGACCTGTTTTTTTAAATGGGGATTCAATTTATAGAAATCCGCCATACGTTCCGGCAAGGAAATTCTCTCGTCGGCAGGATATTGGGCAAGCAAGCTTTGCACCGTATCCCCTTCTTCCGTAATGACCGGCACATATTTCACAGCCAGTTGTTCATTGCATGGGGCCGATTTGGAATAGGCGGTTACAGGAACCGTTCCTTCCGTCAAATCTATTTTGATGACCGTTATCAAAATGATTGCAATGGCGATTGATAGAAAGAGCCTCATAAAAAATCCCTCCTTGCTCCACTATATGAAGCAAGGAAGGATTCAGAACTTCGATTTTGCCAATTTTGGATAGTTTAATGAAGCAAAAATTAATAGAACAATGGTAAGGATCGAAGAAACCATTGTTGCAACCCAGCTAGAAATGGATAGGAAAGAAAATAGAATGGAAAGAAGGGTTGACCAAGTAATGGCGAAAGCGGTTGTTCTCCACATATGACGATATTCTCCCCGCCGTTTCAACAATTTCAGTAATAATGCCCCGATTGCCGCGTAAATCGAAATTCTGACAAACAGCAGGACGGTAGAGGTGAAAAATAATAAAAAAAGTGCGAATGGATAAAGAAGCCATTGAATATCTTTGACGTATTGCCGCAATCCTTTGAATTGGATCGCCGTTTCCGATACGCCCGTCAAAAATTGAATAAATGCAAATATCGTTACGATTGCAATCAAAATAAATACGTATTGAATCACTTTGCCGATTGGCAGCACACGATAAGCTGCCAGTTTTTTCGGTTGAAATAGGCTGTCTATGAACAATTGTATATGTGTGACCATCTTCTTCTCCTCCATTGAAAGTTTATCATGAAATAAGAAAAAATGGACAAATTTGTTGAAATGAAACTTTTTCAAAATCTTTACGTAAATACAGTTAAGATATGGAGGGAAAAGGATGGAAATACTGGCCTGGTTGTTGATTATCATTTGTTTTATCATTGCCTTTGCAGGGTTATTATATCCTGTCATACCATCAGTGCTGTTTTTATTGTTCGGGTTCATCTTGTATGGGCTGTTTTTCTCCTTTGCTGAACTTTCCTGGTGGTTCTGGCTGATTGAAATATTGTTCGTGGTTTTATTGTTTATGGCGGATGCTTTAGCGAATCTTGTCAGTGTAAAAAAGTTTGGGGGCACGAAAGCCGGCCTCTGGGGCAGCACGATCGGGTTGTTGATTGGACCTTTCATCATACCGTATTTGGGCATAATTATCGGCCCTTTCATTGGAGCGGTGCTCGGGGAATTTATCGTTGCAAGATCTGATTTCCCACAAGCTGTCCGGGCAGGGATCGGTTCGCTTGTCGGCTTTTTGACATCCGTGATCACCAAAAGCATTCTTCAATTGGTGATGATTCTCATCTTTATCATTGCGATTGTTTTTTAATGAAGCATTTCATTGTATAAAAAACCCTTCATAAGGTTATAGTGAAGTTGGCTGAATTTT includes:
- a CDS encoding DUF1189 family protein — encoded protein: MVTHIQLFIDSLFQPKKLAAYRVLPIGKVIQYVFILIAIVTIFAFIQFLTGVSETAIQFKGLRQYVKDIQWLLYPFALFLLFFTSTVLLFVRISIYAAIGALLLKLLKRRGEYRHMWRTTAFAITWSTLLSILFSFLSISSWVATMVSSILTIVLLIFASLNYPKLAKSKF
- the ispG gene encoding flavodoxin-dependent (E)-4-hydroxy-3-methylbut-2-enyl-diphosphate synthase — protein: MSEIIHRTKTRPVRVGNLTIGGNNEVIVQSMCTTKTHDVEATVAEILRLEEAGCQIVRVAVPDERAAAAIPEIKKRIHIPLVADIHFNYKLALMAIENGIDKVRINPGNIGRREKVEAVVKAAKERGVPIRIGVNAGSLERHILEKYGYPTANGMVESALHHIKILEDLDFHDIIVSMKASDVNLAIEAYEKAARTFDYPLHLGITESGTLFSGTIKSAAGLGALLSRGIGNTIRISLSADPVEEVKVARELLKSFGLASNMATLVSCPTCGRIEIDLISIANEIEEYISKLNVPLKVAVLGCAVNGPGEAREADIGIAGARGEGLLFMKGKTVRKVPEETMVEELKKEIDKLAAEKLAEREQQQI
- a CDS encoding DUF456 family protein; translated protein: MEILAWLLIIICFIIAFAGLLYPVIPSVLFLLFGFILYGLFFSFAELSWWFWLIEILFVVLLFMADALANLVSVKKFGGTKAGLWGSTIGLLIGPFIIPYLGIIIGPFIGAVLGEFIVARSDFPQAVRAGIGSLVGFLTSVITKSILQLVMILIFIIAIVF